GATAATTGGAAGTCGAATGGAGGTGTCTCGGGGTTCTCTTTGAAGTTCTTGGTGAGAAAAGCTGAAGAGGAATTTGAGAAAAAGAATTGGAACGCGTACAATGCACTGCTTGCTGTGGCTATTTACGGGATTGTGATGTTCCCAAATGTTCCCAATTTTGTAGACTCGGCCGCGGTAAACATCTTCATGGGAAAGAATCCTATTCCTACATTGTTGGCCGATACTTATTATGCTGTTCATTCTCGATATGAAAAACGTGGTGGTGCCATCACTTgttgccttcaattgttgttcatcTGGTTCCTCTCTTTGTTGCCCAGCAAAGGACCTTTTATGAAGACAAGGGAGACGCTTAAGTGGACTCACAGGATTATGTCACTTACCTCTTATGACATCCAGTGGCCAAAATATCGAATTAACGTTTCTGAAGTGATTGTTGGGTGTGGTAAGTTCGATAATGTTCCTTTGGTCGGTACTAGAGGTTGCATCAATTACAATCCCGTGGTATCCTTGCGTCAGTTGGGGTATACGTTGAAAGACAAGCCGGCAGATCACTTGATAGCGGAGACGGTCTATTTTGAGAAGGGGTCGGATCCAGAAAAGTTGAAGGAGATAATTGTGGCTTGGAAGAAGATCCGTAAGCATAACGGAGCCCATTTAGGGAAGAAGGAATCACTCGCTTTGACACCGTATGTTGAATGAATTACAAAATGGGTCGGAAACTTGTTGCTACCATATGACAGGGTTGCACCacttcaaaagcaacctcctttgaTTCTATCCGAATTTGTGCCAACAGAACTTTACAAGGATGCTTTGGTTACCAACTACAGGTTGCATGAAAGAGAGCAAGAGAccaatttgaagttctttgaaGAGAGGGATGCAAAGATGAGGTTGATGCACCAGCTCAAGCAAGTCGAAGGCGCAAGTTCAAGTCAAGCTAGTACCCGGAGGCGTCCCTATGAGTTGCtagaggaagatttgcatcacaaGCAGCAAGAGTGTCTACAGTTACGGAGATCAGAGAGTAGTCTCAAGAGGCAGAAGCGGGATTCAGATAAATAGCTAGCAGAAGAGAAAACTAAGACCGCTTGACTTGAAGAAGAACTAAGAAGACTCCGAGCCCAACGGAGAGGAGATGGAGGAGCTCATTCTGTTGCCAGGCGATCCTAGTATCACTGTGGGGTGGATTTGATGTTTATTCTTGATATTTAGCAcccatgtccaggattgttggatggggtcgcgTTTTGATGTTCTGaatttcttttgtatgccttATGAGCACTTTGTGACACGGTTATGTGCCTGTTTGTATGAACTCAAATTCTCTGTTATGTTTGAATGAAGAATGCTCAGTTTGATGAATTATTCTCGTGTGTGGATTGCTGTTCAAATATATTCGGTATCAGGGTTGCTATGTCCTATTtgaaagtgggatgaactcttggatacctgaaaattgacaaacatttcatgcatatcattcatatatcatacatgtcatgtatttgcaggttttgcaggtcttatatcttatgtctcgctgttttgttaccagaaggagttctaagacggctaatcatccgtatccgactaggagcaatcaAAGAAGACAGATGGAACAGATTCAGGAACAAATGGCTGAGATGAGAGCTCAATTGACAGAGCAGATGAATGCGCAGATGGCgcagtttatggaagcattgactaatgtgaccaaggggcAGGATGACTTGCGAGTTCTCGTCGAGAATTCCAGAAGGGTTGAGAATGGAGGACATTCGAGGCTGTTTGACGATGTGTCTGGCAGGATTGACGATCATCATGATCCGAATGAGTTTGATCGCTTGGGAgggcactataatcctttcaatcagaATCATgggtttccacctccacctccgtctcgtctgttgggaaggagagataatcagaaccgtgataatttggatttcaatgttgaaAACTTTGATCAGGTATCGAGGCATAGTGCTAATGGTGCACCTGAGGAAGCCGAGAGGTATCGTCTAATTGAAGAACGTCTCAGAGCTGTCgaaggcaaaggggtgttaggcatggatatcaatgacttagggctggttcctggtgtgaggattccaccgaaattcaaagttccatcttttgacaaatataatggggcgacttgtcccatgactcatgtcaaagcatactatcgcaagatgtcagtttattcagaggatgagggttttctaatgcatttcttccaggatagcttGGCTGGGGCTTCCTTGGAGTGGTATGTTCAACTCGAACGCACTCATATtcattcttggagagatcttgtggaggctttCATTAAGCACTATCAGTACAATGTTGACATGGCGCCCAATAGAACTCAGTTGCAGAGTTTGGTTCAAGGAtctaaagaatctttcaaggagtacgctcagaaatggcgtgAGTTAGCCGCAAGAGTTCAGCCACCGATGACTGAACGTGAGATGATTGACATGTTCACCAGTACTTTGTCTGGACACTATTACTTGGCCTGTAGTGCTTCAGCCAACTTTtctgaaatggtgagatatggcgaacgtgttgagatgggtctaaagatggggaaaattcagTTGGGAGCTTCTTCTAATACTCCTAGTGGTAAGAAGCAAACTGAAGGTTATGCCAGAAGGAAGGAAGGAAATGCGGATGCCATATATGGAAGGAGGGGTTCAGGGAGAAGCAATTCACAGATTAATGCTGTCATGATCccagtaccacaacaacaacaacaccaggGACAACGTTCCAGTAATGATCGTTATCCTCCCAGGACTAGACCTCACAGAAAGATTGAtccgattcctatgacttatGCTCAAGTGTtgcaacatttgctcaagattgagaagattactttgagagatgctccgaATGTTCCGGACACACAATCTCCGAATTACAATGCAAATGCACGATGTGCTTTCCATTCAGGAGCTGCTGGGCATGATACCGAGAGGTGTATTGCATTGAAGAATAAAGTCCAGGACTTGTTGGATCAAAAGATAATTCAGTTCactcctacacccaatattgtcaataatcCGATGCCTGCTCACGGAGGTTCGGGTGTGAACGCCATTGAGAGTGAAGAGATAAGTGTTGTATCTGATGTGAGCTGTGTGACCTTTCCTCTTGTATCTGTGAAGCAACATCTGATTAATAGCGGTATCTTCCCAGGCTGTGGTGTTGATTGTGAGAAGTGCAAAAGTCAACCCGAAGGTTGTGATGACTTGAAAGGTATGGTACAAAAGCTGATTGATGAGGGTCCTCTTCAGTTCTATCGAAGGTTGAGAAATGCGAAGAGCAATGATGGTGAAGTGTCTGTGATCTCAATTCTTTATGAGCCGGTTGCTCCAATATGTATCCAAGTGCCTATTCAGATACCTGTCAGTATCCCGTATGAGGAACAACCAGCAACGTTGATGATTACTGTGCCAGGGCCTATTCCATATGAGAGTGAGAAGGCCATCCCTTGTCATTATGGTTCAGATGTATATTACTATGGCACGAAGGAAGAAAGCGAGCCATCTAAAGAGAAGCTTGTTGAGGCCTCAGTTGCAAACACTGATAATTTTGCCGGTACTGGTAGAATTACTCGCAGTGGTAGGGTGTTCTCTCCTCAGCTTATTCAAAACAATGCGGATGCTTTGGCTAAGGCCAAAGGAAAACAAATAGTGCCTGACGTCCAGAATTCTCCGATTCAGAGTGGGGCACCTGATAGTGCTgtgtcttccaaggatgtggaggAACTGTTGAGAATTATCAGGAAGTCTGATTACAAAGtggttgagcagttgggtcagactcagtcaaagatttccatcttgcAACTGTTGATGTGTTCAAAAGgtcatagagatgctctcttgagaattctgaatggtgcttacgtcccgcatgaaatatctgtgaatcagttaGAGGCGGTAGCCAATAACATCTCTGCTGGGAACAGTTTGGGATTTACAGATTGTGATCTTCCGccagaagggagaaaccataacaaggctttgcatatttcgattgagtgtaaggggacgaccttgtcccgtgttttggttgatactgggtcttctttAAATGTGCTGCCCAAATCAGCTCTCATGCGAATTGACTATGTCGGTGTTGAGTTAAGGCCAAGTGAGTTGATAGTGCGCGCCTTtgacggttcaaggaggtctgtgttcggGGAGGTAGATCTACCCATCCAAGTGGGCCCTCAGATCTTTACTACAACgttttatgtgatggatattcaacctgcttactgttgtttgttgggacgaccatggattcacaaggctggcgctgtgacatccactcttcatcagaagttgaagtatccggttgacggtaaagtggtgaCGGTTTGTGGAGAAGAGGATTAcatcgtgagtcacttgtcctctttccgataTGTAGAGATCGAAGGTGAGATACATGAGACTCCGTTTCAAGCGTTTGAGGCTGTGAATGGTGTAAGAACTCCTCCTTATGAGATGACAAAGCCAGAAACGATTATGTCCTCTTTGAAAGACGCtcaggttgttgttgagactggaagagtggaaggctgggggcaagtaattgacgtgcgtcccaaatttgacaagaatggtcttggtttcaatCCCGGAAAGCAGAACGCATCGCCCAAGTCTGGTGTACTCAGCCCGATCAAGTTCGTGAGTGGGGGTGTTATTCAAGACGGTCAGGTTCATGCCATTGTCAAGggtgaagaggtggatagtgactgtgattttgatagctggattcgtccaagtattcctggggaGGTACCTTGCAACTGGACAATTGAAGAAgtcatccaagttacacaagctcaggagtaaattccttgtttttacttttcttatcatgccataattcctacgctctgcccaaggcgtagtgaatcatttgtagggccatgcagttcgcattttcaaagttaatcataaaATAACAGGACGTTTTggcattcaaatgttttgctctttgtctttctttttaacttttttctttaaatggcaatgtttttcgcacacacttgcacatagtttaataaaaataaaactaaaataaaaacatcaatcatgcagatgtcccactaccacggattccattggtaacagttccgttATTGctcattatgattttgacaatccgatctaccaagccgaggaggaagcttatgaagattgtgatctccccgatgagttggccagattattgaaacaagaaaagaaagcgattcagccgcatcaggaggcAATTGAGATGGTGAATGTTGGCACTGAAGAGcaagtccgagaagtcaagataggggctgcgcttgagaatagtgtgaagcagaagcttattgttatgttgaaagagtatgcggacatctttgcttggtcctatgaggatatgcctggtctcgatacAGATATTGTAGTACACCgcctacctctcaaggaagatagtcctcctgtcaagcagaagcttcgaaggactcgcccagatatgtctgagaagattaagaaagaggttgagaagcagtttgatgctggctttctgcaagttgtgaattacccgccgtgggtttctaatattgttcctgtgcctaagaaggacggaaaggtcaggatgtgtgttgactagagagatttgaatagggcgagtccaaaggatgattttcctcttcctcacattgacgtgttggtggataatactgctcctttcaaagtgttttccttcatggatggcttctctgggtacaatcagatcaagatggcaccagaagacatggagaaaacaacgtttatcacaccgtgggggactttctgctataaagttatgccttttgggttgaaaaacgccgGGGCAAAATATCAgcgtgccatggtgactctttttcacgacatgattcacaaagagattgaagtgtatgttgacgacatgattgcaaaatctcatactgaagaagagcacttgggtcatttgcagaagttgtttgaaaggcttcgggagttcagactgaggttgaatccaaacaaatgcactttcggagtgcgatccggaaagttgttgggctttgttgttagtggaaaaggtattgaggtcgatcctgcaaaaataaaagctatacaagagatgcctgagccgagaacagaaaaagaggttcgtggtttcttagggaggttgaactacattgctagattcatctctcatcttacagccacttgtgaaccaatattcaaattactaagaaaagatcagacgaccaggtggaataatgattgtcaaaaagcatttgaaaaagtgaaagagtatctgcaggaacctccgatactaatgcctccagttccaggaaggcctttgattatgtacctcacagttcttgaaaattcaatgggatgtgtgctgggtcaacatgacgagtctggccgaaaagagcatgcaatatactatcttagcaaaaagtttaccgactgtgaatcccgatactcactgctcgagaaaacttgatgtgctttggtgtgggctgctcgccggctgaggcagtatatgttggttcacaccaccttgttgatttccaagatggatcctatcaagtatgtttttgagaagcccgctctttccggaagagtagccaggtggcaaatgatcttgactgaatatgatatccaatatactacccagaaagccatcaaaggtagtgtgttggcggattatcttgcgcaccagcctgttgaagattatgaaccgatgaagtttgaattccccgatgaggttgttctgtacatcagagattgtaacattcctggcccagaggaaggacccgaaccaggatcgcgatggacgcttgtgttcgatggtgcctctaatgcactcgggaatggtgttggagctgtaattacttctccatcaagttttcatattccgtttacagcccgaatctgttttgattgcaccaataacatggctgagtatgaagcttgcatctatggtatcgaag
The Vicia villosa cultivar HV-30 ecotype Madison, WI linkage group LG6, Vvil1.0, whole genome shotgun sequence genome window above contains:
- the LOC131613757 gene encoding uncharacterized protein LOC131613757, which translates into the protein MDTPIDTVKEAMRNTHTYSFFREPLTALEGLSSLMTAFCLKSFTNNYGSILTLLETVVETPALQTLMQFYDPEMRCFTFQDYQLAPTLEEYSIILNLKIKGEMPFIDVPKEVNFKLIAAALYLSIKEVSDNWKSNGGVSGFSLKFLVRKAEEEFEKKNWNAYNALLAVAIYGIVMFPNVPNFVDSAAVNIFMGKNPIPTLLADTYYAVHSRYEKRGGAITCCLQLLFIWFLSLLPSKGPFMKTRETLKWTHRIMSLTSYDIQWPKYRINVSEVIVGCGKFDNVPLVGTRGCINYNPVVSLRQLGYTLKDKPADHLIAETVYFEKGSDPEKLKEIIVAWKKIRKHNGAHLGKKESLALTPVAPLQKQPPLILSEFVPTELYKDALVTNYRLHEREQETNLKFFEERDAKMRLMHQLKQVEGASSSQASTRRRPYELLEEDLHHKQQECLQLRRSESSLKRQKRDSDK